The following proteins are encoded in a genomic region of Cellulomonas sp. ES6:
- a CDS encoding YggT family protein, with amino-acid sequence MTFVLGLLQLVVLAFILVLLVRLVLDWVQYFARDWRPRGVALVVAEITYSVTDPPLRALRRVIPPLTLGSVRLDLAFLVLMLGCSFLLSLLGWLAA; translated from the coding sequence GTGACCTTCGTCCTCGGCCTGCTGCAGCTCGTCGTCCTGGCCTTCATCCTCGTCCTGCTCGTGCGCCTCGTCCTCGACTGGGTGCAGTACTTCGCCCGGGACTGGCGCCCGCGCGGCGTCGCCCTCGTGGTCGCCGAGATCACGTACTCGGTGACGGACCCGCCGCTGCGCGCCCTGCGCCGGGTGATCCCGCCGTTGACGCTCGGCTCGGTGCGCCTCGACCTGGCGTTCCTCGTGCTCATGCTCGGGTGCTCGTTCCTGCTCTCCCTCCTGGGGTGGCTCGCGGCATGA
- a CDS encoding DivIVA domain-containing protein, with the protein MALLTADDVLNKKFQATKFREGYDQDEVDDFLDEVVNTLRETQSENEDLKAKLAAAERRIAELSRQGAQASAAPKPEEKPAPAPVAAAPAPAPAPVATAPVAPQRQSEPESATGMLALAQKLHDDYVRSGQEEGERIVNEAKGQAQRIVREAEETSARTLSELEQERSVLERKIDELRVFERDYRTRLKSYLENLLGDLDNRASALPQRGAQGATPSADRL; encoded by the coding sequence ATGGCACTGCTGACGGCAGACGACGTCCTGAACAAGAAGTTCCAGGCGACGAAGTTCCGCGAGGGGTACGACCAGGACGAGGTCGACGACTTCCTCGACGAGGTCGTGAACACCCTCCGGGAGACCCAGAGCGAGAACGAGGACCTCAAGGCGAAGCTCGCCGCGGCGGAGCGCCGCATCGCCGAGCTCAGCCGCCAGGGCGCGCAGGCGTCCGCGGCCCCGAAGCCCGAGGAGAAGCCCGCCCCGGCCCCCGTCGCCGCCGCCCCGGCCCCGGCACCCGCCCCGGTGGCCACCGCGCCGGTCGCGCCGCAGAGGCAGAGCGAGCCCGAGTCCGCCACCGGCATGCTCGCCCTGGCCCAGAAGCTGCACGACGACTACGTCCGCAGCGGCCAGGAGGAGGGCGAGCGCATCGTCAACGAGGCGAAGGGTCAGGCCCAGCGCATCGTGCGCGAGGCCGAGGAGACCTCCGCCCGCACGCTCAGCGAGCTGGAGCAGGAGCGCTCGGTGCTCGAGCGCAAGATCGACGAGCTCCGGGTGTTCGAGCGCGACTACCGCACGCGCCTCAAGAGCTACCTCGAGAACCTGCTCGGCGACCTCGACAACCGGGCCAGCGCGCTGCCGCAGCGCGGTGCCCAGGGCGCGACGCCGTCGGCCGACCGCCTCTGA
- a CDS encoding TraR/DksA family transcriptional regulator, with translation MAINDSLSAHAPRTLPDLTDAATRFPVRAGEDPWTEQEVQEIATELVAEIDRLTAELAAADEELSNLLRNSGDGAGDDQADSGSSALEREHELTLVNNTRDMLEQTTRALARIDAGTFGRCDSCGEAIGKARVQAFPRATLCVACKQREERR, from the coding sequence GTGGCCATCAACGACTCGCTCAGCGCGCACGCCCCTCGCACGCTCCCCGACCTGACGGACGCGGCCACCCGGTTCCCCGTCCGGGCCGGTGAGGACCCCTGGACCGAGCAGGAGGTGCAGGAGATCGCCACCGAGCTCGTCGCCGAGATCGACCGCCTGACCGCGGAGCTCGCGGCGGCCGACGAGGAGCTGTCGAACCTCCTGCGCAACTCCGGCGACGGCGCGGGCGACGACCAGGCCGACTCCGGCTCCAGCGCTCTCGAGCGCGAGCACGAGCTCACGCTGGTCAACAACACCCGCGACATGCTCGAGCAGACCACCCGCGCGCTGGCCCGCATCGACGCCGGCACGTTCGGCCGCTGCGACTCGTGCGGCGAGGCGATCGGCAAGGCCCGCGTGCAGGCGTTCCCGCGGGCGACGCTCTGCGTGGCCTGCAAGCAGCGCGAGGAGCGCCGCTGA
- a CDS encoding signal peptidase II, producing the protein MSRTPGPEPVPATPQPGAAESAAAPVRPEVGPQPATARDGAPVPGGGPRRRFVTGLVVLAVATLALDQATKAWALATLEEGVRRPLLGDLLGLQLLFNPGAALGIATGTTWLLTVVAITVVVVIVRVSRRLGSRGWTVALGLLLGGALGNLVDRMIREPGVARGHVVDFIAYADWFVGNVADIAIVVAAGMLMLLSLLGIRLDGSREGRGEDDGRQDGAAEGDGGAAGDGVGGASADVPGGARADG; encoded by the coding sequence ATGTCGCGAACCCCCGGGCCCGAGCCCGTCCCCGCCACCCCGCAGCCCGGCGCCGCCGAGAGCGCAGCCGCTCCCGTCCGCCCGGAGGTCGGCCCGCAGCCCGCCACGGCGCGGGACGGCGCCCCGGTGCCCGGCGGCGGACCGCGTCGCCGGTTCGTGACCGGGCTGGTCGTGCTGGCGGTCGCCACGCTCGCCCTCGACCAGGCGACGAAGGCGTGGGCGCTCGCGACGCTGGAGGAGGGCGTCCGGCGCCCGCTGCTGGGCGACCTGCTCGGGCTGCAGCTGCTGTTCAACCCCGGTGCCGCGCTCGGCATCGCCACCGGCACGACCTGGCTGCTGACCGTCGTCGCGATCACCGTCGTGGTGGTGATCGTGCGGGTGTCGCGCCGCCTGGGGTCCCGCGGCTGGACCGTCGCGCTGGGGCTCCTGCTCGGCGGGGCGCTCGGCAACCTGGTCGACCGGATGATCCGCGAGCCCGGCGTCGCGCGCGGGCACGTCGTGGACTTCATCGCGTACGCGGACTGGTTCGTGGGCAACGTCGCCGACATCGCGATCGTCGTCGCGGCGGGCATGCTGATGCTGCTGTCGCTGCTCGGCATCCGGCTCGACGGCTCCCGTGAGGGCCGCGGCGAGGACGACGGGCGGCAGGACGGCGCGGCGGAGGGCGACGGCGGCGCGGCGGGCGACGGCGTGGGCGGTGCGTCCGCCGACGTCCCGGGCGGGGCGCGCGCCGATGGCTGA
- a CDS encoding RluA family pseudouridine synthase gives MAEVRTLPVPDALAGERVDAALSRMLGLSRTRAAELAEGGYVRVDGLAVGKSARLPADGWLEVEVPAPEASRTVDSEQDVPALGIAYDDADLVVVDKPVGVAAHPSPGWTGPTVVGVLAARGYHVSTSGAAERQGVVHRLDVGTSGLMVVAKSEHAYTVLKRAFKERTVEKVYHALAQGHPEPTTGTIDAPIGRHPGQDWKFAVTAEGKPSVTHYEVLEMLPAASLAEVHLETGRTHQIRVHFAALRHPLVGDLTYGADPVLAERVGLTRQWLHAVRLGFAHPADGRWLEVTSGYPADLEHALETLRDGYR, from the coding sequence ATGGCTGAGGTCCGGACCCTGCCGGTCCCGGACGCGCTGGCGGGGGAGCGGGTCGACGCCGCGCTGTCGCGGATGCTCGGGCTGTCGCGGACCCGCGCGGCGGAGCTCGCCGAGGGCGGGTACGTGCGCGTCGACGGGCTGGCCGTGGGCAAGTCCGCCCGCCTGCCCGCGGACGGCTGGCTCGAGGTCGAGGTCCCGGCGCCCGAGGCGAGCCGGACGGTGGACTCCGAGCAGGACGTCCCGGCCCTCGGCATCGCGTACGACGACGCGGACCTCGTGGTGGTGGACAAGCCCGTGGGCGTCGCCGCCCACCCGTCGCCGGGCTGGACCGGCCCGACCGTCGTCGGCGTGCTCGCCGCGCGCGGCTACCACGTCTCGACCTCGGGCGCGGCGGAGCGGCAGGGTGTCGTGCACCGCCTGGACGTCGGGACGTCGGGCCTGATGGTCGTCGCGAAGAGCGAGCACGCGTACACGGTGCTCAAGCGGGCGTTCAAGGAGCGCACCGTCGAGAAGGTCTACCACGCGCTCGCGCAGGGCCACCCCGAGCCGACGACCGGGACGATCGACGCCCCGATCGGCCGGCACCCGGGGCAGGACTGGAAGTTCGCGGTCACCGCGGAGGGCAAGCCGTCGGTCACGCACTACGAGGTGCTGGAGATGCTCCCGGCCGCGTCGCTCGCGGAGGTGCACCTCGAGACGGGCCGGACGCACCAGATCCGCGTGCACTTCGCGGCGCTGCGGCACCCGCTGGTGGGCGACCTGACGTACGGCGCGGACCCCGTGCTCGCCGAGCGGGTCGGGCTCACGCGGCAGTGGCTGCACGCGGTGCGGCTCGGCTTCGCGCACCCCGCGGACGGGCGGTGGCTGGAGGTGACCAGCGGCTACCCGGCGGACCTGGAGCACGCGCTGGAGACGCTGCGCGACGGCTACCGCTGA
- the dnaE gene encoding DNA polymerase III subunit alpha — MASGGSNGSDFVHLHVHSEYSMLDGAARVGEMLAEAQRLGQSAMAITDHGYLFGAFDFYSQAKKLGVKPIIGVEAYVTPGTSRFDQTRVRWGEAHQAADDVSARGAYTHLTLLSQSTEGMHNLFRMGSLASLEGQMGKWPRMDRELLQTYSTGLIATSGCPSGEIQTRLRLGHDAEALRAAGELQDIFGKENFFVELMDHGLEIERRTIKGLLSIAEQIGAPVVATNDLHYTRKEDAHAHEVLLAVQSGSTLDEPTYDQGGSRFAFSGDGYYVKSAQEMRQTWSELPEACDNTLLIAERCEVEFPTGANYMPRFPVPEGEDENSWFIKEVERGLHRRYPGGIPDDVRAQARYETDVIVQLGFSGYFLVVADFIAWAREQGIRVGPGRGSAAGSMASYAMGITELDPLRHGLIFERFLNPERVSWPDVDVDFDERRRGEVIRYVTEKYGDDRVAQIVTYGTIKAKQALKDSSRVLGFPFAMGEKLTKAMPPAVMGKDIPLSGMYDPEHPRYAEAEEFRQVVAADPEAQRVLETARGLENLKRQWGVHAAGVIMSSEPLIDIIPIMKRPQDGAVITQFDYPTSEGLGLIKMDFLGLRNLTILDDALRNIVMNDKPAIELEEIPLDDKPTYELLARGDTLGVFQLDGGPMRALLRQMRPDNFEDISAVIALYRPGPMGMNSHTNYALRKNGLQPITPIHPELEEPLAEVLDGTYGLIVYQEQVQKAAQVLAGYSLGQADLLRRAMGKKKKEILDKEFVPFEAGMKERGYSKPAIQAVWDTLVPFAGYAFNKAHSAGYGVVSYWTAYLKANYPTEYMAGLLTSVGDDKDKSALYLGECRRMGITVLPPDVNSSSALFTAVGPDIRFGLTAVRNVGANVVEAIVRTREEKGEFTSFTDFLDKVPAVVCNKRTIESLIKAGAFDSLGHARRALLLVHEQAVESVIGVKRREAEGQFDLFADLGGDDGPGFSVQVPDVPDWDKKQRLQFEREMLGLYVSDHPLSGLEHVLSAAADVSIATLNADEARPDGSTVVVAGLVTSLQRKMSKQGNPWAAVTLEDMEGSVEIMFFGETYLAYSTVLAEDAVIVVRGRVRRRDDAMQLQAMEVSLPDLSAVADAPVVVRMSEARCTPPVLERLLEVLRTHPGMSEIHFRVAQVRGGTALVMPNGGWRVERSPALYGDLKALLGPGCLESATTPVGV, encoded by the coding sequence ATGGCATCAGGTGGCAGCAACGGTTCCGACTTCGTCCACCTGCACGTGCACTCCGAGTACTCGATGCTCGACGGCGCGGCCCGGGTCGGCGAGATGCTCGCGGAGGCCCAGCGCCTCGGCCAGTCGGCCATGGCGATCACCGACCACGGCTACCTGTTCGGCGCCTTCGACTTCTACTCGCAGGCCAAGAAGCTCGGGGTCAAGCCGATCATCGGGGTCGAGGCGTACGTCACGCCGGGCACCAGCCGGTTCGACCAGACGCGCGTGCGCTGGGGCGAGGCGCACCAGGCGGCCGACGACGTCTCCGCCCGCGGCGCCTACACGCACCTCACGCTGCTGTCCCAGAGCACCGAGGGCATGCACAACCTGTTCCGGATGGGCTCGCTGGCCTCGCTCGAGGGGCAGATGGGCAAGTGGCCGCGCATGGACCGCGAGCTGCTGCAGACGTACAGCACCGGGCTGATCGCGACGTCGGGGTGCCCGTCGGGCGAGATCCAGACGCGGCTGCGGCTGGGGCACGACGCCGAGGCGCTGCGCGCGGCCGGGGAGCTGCAGGACATCTTCGGCAAGGAGAACTTCTTCGTCGAGCTGATGGACCACGGGCTCGAGATCGAGCGCCGGACCATCAAGGGCCTGCTGAGCATCGCCGAGCAGATCGGCGCGCCGGTCGTCGCCACGAACGACCTGCACTACACCCGCAAGGAGGACGCGCACGCGCACGAGGTGCTGCTGGCCGTCCAGTCCGGGTCCACGCTCGACGAGCCGACGTACGACCAGGGCGGCTCGCGCTTCGCGTTCAGCGGCGACGGCTACTACGTCAAGTCCGCGCAGGAGATGCGCCAGACCTGGTCGGAGCTGCCGGAGGCGTGCGACAACACGCTGCTCATCGCGGAGCGGTGCGAGGTCGAGTTCCCGACGGGCGCCAACTACATGCCGCGCTTCCCCGTCCCGGAGGGCGAGGACGAGAACTCGTGGTTCATCAAGGAGGTCGAGCGCGGGCTGCACCGGCGGTACCCCGGCGGCATCCCGGACGACGTGCGGGCCCAGGCGCGGTACGAGACCGACGTCATCGTCCAGCTCGGCTTCTCCGGCTACTTCCTCGTCGTCGCCGACTTCATCGCGTGGGCCCGCGAGCAGGGCATCCGCGTCGGGCCGGGACGCGGCTCCGCGGCCGGGTCGATGGCCTCGTACGCGATGGGCATCACCGAGCTCGACCCGCTGCGGCACGGGCTGATCTTCGAGCGGTTCCTCAACCCCGAGCGCGTCTCCTGGCCCGACGTCGACGTCGACTTCGACGAGCGCCGGCGCGGCGAGGTCATCCGGTACGTCACCGAGAAGTACGGCGACGACCGGGTCGCGCAGATCGTCACGTACGGCACCATCAAGGCGAAGCAGGCCCTCAAGGACTCCTCGCGCGTGCTGGGCTTCCCGTTCGCGATGGGGGAGAAGCTCACCAAGGCGATGCCGCCCGCCGTCATGGGCAAGGACATCCCGCTGTCCGGCATGTACGACCCGGAGCACCCGCGCTACGCCGAGGCCGAGGAGTTCCGGCAGGTCGTCGCCGCCGACCCCGAGGCGCAGCGCGTCCTGGAGACCGCGCGCGGCCTGGAGAACCTCAAGCGCCAGTGGGGCGTGCACGCCGCCGGCGTCATCATGTCCAGCGAGCCGCTGATCGACATCATCCCGATCATGAAGCGGCCGCAGGACGGCGCGGTCATCACGCAGTTCGACTACCCGACGTCCGAGGGCCTCGGCCTCATCAAGATGGACTTCCTCGGGCTGCGGAACCTCACGATCCTCGACGACGCGCTGCGCAACATCGTCATGAACGACAAGCCGGCCATCGAGCTCGAGGAGATCCCCCTCGACGACAAGCCGACGTACGAGCTGCTGGCGCGCGGCGACACCCTGGGCGTGTTCCAGCTCGACGGCGGCCCGATGCGGGCGCTGCTGCGGCAGATGCGCCCCGACAACTTCGAGGACATCTCCGCCGTCATCGCCCTGTACCGGCCCGGGCCGATGGGCATGAACTCGCACACGAACTACGCGCTGCGCAAGAACGGCCTCCAGCCGATCACGCCCATCCACCCGGAGCTCGAGGAGCCCCTGGCGGAGGTCCTCGACGGCACGTACGGCCTCATCGTGTACCAGGAGCAGGTGCAGAAGGCCGCGCAGGTGCTCGCGGGCTACTCGCTCGGCCAGGCCGACCTGCTGCGCCGCGCGATGGGCAAGAAGAAGAAGGAGATCCTCGACAAGGAGTTCGTGCCGTTCGAGGCGGGCATGAAGGAGCGCGGCTACTCCAAGCCGGCGATCCAGGCGGTCTGGGACACGCTGGTCCCGTTCGCGGGCTACGCGTTCAACAAGGCGCACTCCGCCGGGTACGGGGTCGTCTCGTACTGGACGGCGTACCTCAAGGCGAACTACCCGACCGAGTACATGGCGGGCCTGCTCACGTCGGTGGGCGACGACAAGGACAAGTCCGCCCTGTACCTCGGCGAGTGCCGGCGCATGGGCATCACCGTCCTGCCGCCCGACGTGAACTCGTCCTCCGCCCTGTTCACGGCCGTCGGGCCCGACATCCGGTTCGGCCTGACCGCCGTCCGCAACGTCGGCGCCAACGTCGTCGAGGCGATCGTGCGGACGCGCGAGGAGAAGGGCGAGTTCACCTCGTTCACCGACTTCCTCGACAAGGTCCCGGCCGTGGTCTGCAACAAGCGGACCATCGAGTCGCTCATCAAGGCCGGCGCGTTCGACTCGCTCGGCCACGCCCGCCGGGCGCTGCTGCTCGTGCACGAGCAGGCCGTGGAGTCCGTGATCGGCGTCAAGCGGCGCGAGGCCGAGGGGCAGTTCGACCTGTTCGCGGACCTCGGGGGCGACGACGGGCCCGGGTTCTCCGTGCAGGTGCCCGACGTGCCGGACTGGGACAAGAAGCAGCGGCTGCAGTTCGAGCGGGAGATGCTCGGCCTGTACGTCTCCGACCACCCGCTGTCCGGGCTGGAGCACGTGCTGTCCGCCGCCGCGGACGTGTCGATCGCGACGCTCAACGCCGACGAGGCGCGGCCCGACGGGTCCACCGTCGTCGTCGCGGGGCTCGTGACGTCCCTGCAGCGCAAGATGTCCAAGCAGGGCAACCCGTGGGCCGCCGTCACGCTGGAGGACATGGAGGGCTCGGTCGAGATCATGTTCTTCGGCGAGACCTACCTCGCCTACTCGACCGTGCTGGCCGAGGACGCCGTCATCGTGGTGCGCGGCCGGGTGCGGCGCCGGGACGACGCCATGCAGCTGCAGGCCATGGAGGTGTCGCTGCCGGACCTGTCCGCCGTCGCCGACGCGCCCGTGGTGGTGCGGATGTCCGAGGCCCGGTGCACGCCGCCCGTCCTCGAGCGGCTGCTGGAGGTGCTCCGCACCCACCCCGGGATGTCGGAGATCCACTTCCGCGTCGCGCAGGTCCGCGGGGGCACCGCGCTCGTGATGCCGAACGGCGGCTGGCGGGTGGAGCGCTCGCCCGCGCTGTACGGCGACCTGAAGGCGCTGCTCGGCCCGGGCTGCCTCGAGTCGGCGACGACCCCGGTCGGCGTCTAG
- a CDS encoding RNA-binding S4 domain-containing protein, translating into MTTVPISDDVIRLGQFLKLAGLADSGADARALLDDGEVTVNGEPESRRGRQLHRGDVVEVATPAGPHRATVA; encoded by the coding sequence GTGACCACCGTGCCGATCTCCGACGACGTCATCCGACTCGGGCAGTTCCTCAAGCTCGCCGGCCTGGCCGACTCGGGGGCGGACGCGCGGGCGCTCCTCGACGACGGCGAGGTGACCGTCAACGGTGAGCCGGAGTCGCGCCGCGGCCGCCAGCTGCACCGCGGCGACGTCGTCGAGGTCGCCACCCCGGCGGGCCCGCACCGCGCCACCGTCGCCTGA
- the hisD gene encoding histidinol dehydrogenase translates to MISRIDLRGRALSRRELLETLPRPELDVESATAAVEPVIADVRARGAAALRDLAERFDGVRPAHLRVPAEVIAAAVDVLDPQVRAALDETIRRVRAVHARQRPADHTVQVAPGAQVRQRWIPVRRVGLYVPGGLAVYPSSVIMNVVAAQEAGVGSLAVASPPQRDEDGLPDPVVLATCALLGVDEVYAVGGAQAIAMLAYGAAGSEPVDGDTLCEPVDVITGPGNVYVAAAKRLVRGVVGIDAEAGPTEIAVLADGTADADHVAADLVSQAEHDPLAASVLVTPSVELAGAVEAKLVDRVQATRHAARVAQALSGPQSAIVLVDDVEAGLDVVNAYGAEHLEIQTVDAAAVAERVTSAGAIFVGAYSPVSLGDYMAGSNHVLPTGGCAHFSSGLGVHSFVRAVQVVEYDADALREVADRIVALADAEGLPAHGEAVRARF, encoded by the coding sequence GTGATCTCCCGCATCGACCTGCGCGGTCGCGCCCTGTCCCGCCGCGAGCTGCTCGAGACCCTGCCGCGTCCCGAGCTCGACGTGGAGTCCGCCACGGCGGCCGTCGAGCCGGTGATCGCCGACGTCCGGGCGCGAGGTGCCGCAGCCCTGCGTGATCTGGCGGAGCGCTTCGACGGCGTCCGCCCCGCGCACCTGCGGGTGCCCGCCGAGGTGATCGCGGCCGCGGTCGACGTGCTGGACCCGCAGGTGCGGGCGGCGCTCGACGAGACGATCCGCCGGGTCCGCGCGGTGCACGCCCGGCAGCGTCCGGCCGACCACACCGTGCAGGTCGCCCCGGGCGCGCAGGTGCGCCAGCGGTGGATCCCGGTCAGGCGTGTCGGCCTGTACGTGCCGGGCGGGCTCGCGGTCTACCCGTCCTCGGTGATCATGAACGTGGTGGCCGCGCAGGAGGCCGGCGTCGGTTCGCTGGCCGTCGCGTCGCCCCCGCAGCGGGACGAGGACGGGCTGCCGGACCCGGTCGTGCTCGCGACGTGCGCGCTGCTGGGGGTCGACGAGGTGTACGCGGTCGGGGGTGCCCAGGCCATCGCGATGCTGGCGTACGGCGCGGCCGGTTCCGAGCCCGTGGACGGTGACACGCTCTGCGAGCCCGTCGACGTGATCACCGGCCCGGGCAACGTGTACGTCGCGGCGGCGAAGCGGCTCGTCCGCGGCGTCGTCGGGATCGACGCGGAGGCGGGCCCCACGGAGATCGCGGTCCTGGCGGACGGCACCGCGGACGCCGACCACGTGGCCGCCGACCTGGTCTCGCAGGCGGAGCACGACCCGCTGGCGGCGTCCGTCCTGGTCACGCCGTCCGTCGAGCTCGCGGGCGCCGTCGAGGCGAAGCTGGTGGACAGGGTCCAGGCCACCCGGCACGCCGCGCGCGTGGCCCAGGCGCTGTCCGGCCCGCAGTCGGCGATCGTCCTGGTGGACGACGTCGAGGCCGGCCTCGACGTCGTCAACGCGTACGGCGCGGAGCACCTCGAGATCCAGACGGTCGACGCCGCGGCCGTCGCGGAGCGTGTGACCAGTGCGGGTGCGATCTTCGTCGGCGCGTACTCCCCGGTGTCGCTGGGCGACTACATGGCCGGCTCCAACCACGTCCTGCCGACCGGCGGCTGCGCCCACTTCTCGTCCGGGCTCGGCGTGCACTCGTTCGTCCGGGCGGTGCAGGTGGTGGAGTACGACGCGGACGCGCTGCGGGAGGTCGCGGACCGGATCGTCGCGCTCGCGGACGCCGAGGGGCTGCCGGCGCACGGCGAGGCCGTCCGCGCCCGGTTCTGA
- a CDS encoding HAD family hydrolase gives MSFRAVLLDYRGTLVPAPTYPELVARGLVHAGRAAGSAEVDAVLRMLRAGDRSAVGAPDVDADQDRHRAAYEHWFATSGLDAELAAALYAAESDVAAAPFAHDVGATLGALTGAGVAIGVVSDIHVDLRPAFAAHASPGGGSLADLVDVWALSYEVGAAKPDPRIFAAALDGLGVPASDVLMVGDRGAWDGAAAELGMTALVLPPLRAPDQLRLHRVLDLALPR, from the coding sequence GTGTCGTTCCGGGCGGTCCTGCTCGACTACCGGGGCACGCTCGTGCCGGCACCGACGTACCCGGAGCTGGTGGCGCGCGGTCTGGTGCACGCCGGACGCGCGGCCGGGTCCGCGGAGGTCGACGCGGTGCTCCGCATGCTCCGCGCGGGTGACCGGTCGGCCGTCGGGGCGCCGGACGTCGATGCCGACCAGGATCGGCACCGGGCGGCGTACGAGCACTGGTTCGCGACCTCGGGGCTGGATGCGGAGCTGGCTGCCGCGCTCTACGCCGCTGAGTCCGACGTGGCTGCTGCTCCGTTCGCCCACGACGTCGGTGCCACGCTCGGCGCGCTGACGGGCGCGGGCGTAGCGATCGGCGTCGTCAGCGACATCCACGTCGACCTGCGCCCCGCGTTCGCGGCCCACGCGTCGCCCGGCGGCGGGTCGCTCGCGGACCTCGTGGACGTGTGGGCGCTCTCCTACGAGGTGGGCGCTGCGAAGCCGGACCCCAGGATCTTCGCGGCGGCGCTGGACGGTCTCGGCGTCCCGGCCTCCGACGTCCTGATGGTCGGCGACCGCGGGGCGTGGGACGGCGCTGCGGCGGAGCTCGGGATGACGGCCCTCGTGCTCCCGCCGTTGAGGGCGCCGGACCAGCTCCGGCTGCACCGGGTGCTCGACCTGGCGCTGCCGCGCTGA